From a region of the Cognatiyoonia koreensis genome:
- a CDS encoding cupin domain-containing protein — protein MTPAEMESRIVRYGDLHPCKTAFIDAHTPGSDQKENFTIIGGGVSESPDQHVHLAIPHGFNIGAAGQPPKCRNSLHSHRTAEVFFVLKGRWRFFWGRWGNAGEVVLEEGDIINIPTGIFRGFENIGTDYGMIMAVLGGDDAGGGVIWAPQVIEDAAGHGLVLGENGKLYDTKKGQTLPDGLKPMPLLTDAELATFPEPTSADVVPHYVARYWDLMALADKKPVTVIGEHGRLRDKPGFEVALMNRNSASDEMHSHPYPSVLMPMRGHWRVSWDGGSATLAPGDTMSVPEGLMHNAVPSMSGEASLYHVVATGDPAGLTWKG, from the coding sequence ATGACCCCCGCTGAAATGGAATCCCGCATTGTCCGCTATGGTGATCTGCACCCGTGCAAGACGGCCTTTATCGACGCACATACACCGGGCAGCGATCAGAAGGAAAACTTCACGATCATCGGCGGCGGTGTCAGCGAAAGCCCCGACCAGCACGTGCATCTGGCCATTCCGCACGGTTTCAATATCGGCGCGGCGGGACAGCCGCCAAAGTGCCGCAACTCGCTTCACAGCCACCGCACAGCCGAGGTGTTCTTTGTCCTGAAAGGGCGTTGGCGGTTCTTTTGGGGCCGTTGGGGGAACGCGGGTGAGGTCGTTCTGGAAGAGGGTGACATCATCAATATCCCGACCGGCATCTTTCGCGGGTTTGAAAATATTGGCACTGATTACGGGATGATCATGGCGGTGCTTGGTGGTGATGATGCGGGTGGCGGCGTGATCTGGGCACCGCAGGTGATCGAGGATGCCGCCGGGCACGGGCTGGTGCTGGGCGAGAACGGAAAGCTTTACGACACAAAGAAAGGGCAGACGCTGCCCGATGGGCTAAAGCCGATGCCGCTTTTGACAGACGCTGAACTTGCAACCTTTCCCGAACCCACGTCGGCCGACGTCGTGCCGCATTACGTCGCCCGCTATTGGGATTTGATGGCGCTTGCCGACAAAAAACCCGTTACCGTGATCGGCGAACACGGGCGGCTGCGCGACAAGCCGGGGTTCGAGGTGGCACTGATGAACCGCAACTCTGCTTCCGATGAAATGCACAGCCATCCATATCCGTCCGTGCTGATGCCGATGCGCGGACACTGGCGGGTCAGTTGGGACGGTGGCAGCGCCACGCTTGCGCCGGGTGATACGATGTCGGTGCCAGAGGGGCTGATGCACAACGCGGTGCCGTCCATGTCGGGCGAAGCATCGCTTTACCATGTCGTCGCCACGGGTGACCCGGCGGGCCTGACGTGGAAAGGTTAA